From the Tribolium castaneum strain GA2 chromosome 2, icTriCast1.1, whole genome shotgun sequence genome, one window contains:
- the LOC656219 gene encoding uncharacterized protein LOC656219 isoform X6, with protein sequence MEVVAATPGTGGVPPFHDHDVREWSRLDSLTGVLERARLETDHWTANTNNSCHKYGKVVDSRARTNADGALQQQARRQLEVFQSHIPGGHLQVIKTQSVSSSRWSNKSTDLHLPIKDFENLQLSLNPLDLTSQKSKANVGRSVGRRPPSRPRARDESLNLYRVSRLCHQIHEETLKQNEHPNLTRTKSTSSEDLHLEDKSSKSIEDLEDLEQLQSWRRTSKLRRSLQYPKENKPAPKPVYLPENSGSVRKIREELEKGRRLSTALRGNSVDLQALDQILQTISSSSSDKPEDSQDEAETKKQKRNSFVTVETLQEVRGRLRRTSSSTEDIYKTNKDEETDDGIVTECNEMPVSEKSRVRSYVYGMEATKKPILGTGSLESRTKLLNGGTNLRNEDWYNRRKSYGFEQVHNHNETSNPISLKNRGRVESSTDSGICRSSEIVIVPATKSEEKFTSVKQISSIFDNKDLKSTTITIPIVSKPNSNFVDLSWDDVPEKEVKRHSIAVDEPKYDNKFRRAIDDSSAQNRKSKKVEFCKTEVHFAAESGKVNIVETDEKPPPTNNFRRRRRNSGPVITDDFNGLPVLHFGDSSYEKVLLGVADEDFEPATDENIYSNISCGTVTVNTTSNLADPQDDDKKDAVENVKGILKNKPIKPTPYHLGEDRFLNSNSDSDSGKWGVRLKPVQKTEPPYWKSTVTLHNTVFGQDEQPEFQKLLRNLRPTSGNKPDLVANQRNSENFSSVKFVTSADNRRPWSVADRVKLSEDGQWAENKVYSTKVNFGDGGTAVVENDQFEQKEWNKKENSAKDDLKASAKHKFGIEDSLSKTYRIKTKDKYSPVATRKLKSATSDLSSPSLVGRSSKLDLRTDKYEYKTESKEFANVTDAKLHQKHSSNDIVLRQPKRSEMTYFGVRVSPQSVKKSQESVIHRETKLSEKPDLLQHMKTDSPKSRTRSPERTQPIYENVVRVGKEFDSNILEELTKAADQILLAVNGFTDDDSHENTFKEPLATITESKSWSQDKKSKTAKQSNVKTRLKHTSSTSSVESLTKGRKAQQIRPVPIRKKNVVNEPTVRATTKARRLQRASSREALLQSHGSSSEDLGANVEIPQRKPRQIRKTKQTQLTVSNGIEMNKKTTPPNPPRRRAKTDEKVEPVTEIRHKTAVSTIRSTADKSSRDRSRSRAEEAKKRVPPTTKKEPIKGTIYKSEPKKAASTREISNHRISTAYVPVCRARSRNVHTEQPDECPCLCS encoded by the exons GTAGTGGACTCGCGAGCGCGAACCAACGCGGACGGTGCATTGCAACAACAGGCGAGAAGGCAACTGGAAGTGTTCCAAAGCCACATCCCTGGGGGTCATCTACAAGTCATCAAAACGCAGTCGGTCTCAAGTAGTCGCTGGAGCAACAAATCGACCGACCTGCACCTCCCGATCAAAGACTTTGAGAACCTCCAG CTCTCGCTAAACCCACTGGATTTGACTTCGCAAAAATCTAAAGCAAACGTAGGAAGAAGTGTCGGTAGGCGGCCACCTTCACGACCGCGAGCCAGAGACGAGTCCTTAAATCTATACCGCGTATCCAGACTCTGCCATCAAATACACGAAGAAACGCTCAAGCAAAACGAACACCCGAACCTGACACGAACGAAAAGCACCAGCAGCGAAGACTTGCACTTGGAGGATAAATCGTCGAAAAGCATCGAAGATTTGGAGGACTTGGAGCAGTTGCAAAGCTGGCGGAGGACGTCCAAGTTACGACGCTCCCTCCAATACCCCAAAGAGAACAAACCGGCCCCCAAACCAGTCTATTTACCCGAAAACAGCGGAAGCGTCCGGAAAATACGCGAAGAACTGGAAAAAGGGCGAAGACTCAGCACGGCCTTACGAGGCAATAGCGTCGATCTTCAAGCCTTGGACCAGATCCTACAAACAATCTCCAGCTCAAGTTCGGACAAACCTGAGGATAGTCAAGACGAAGCCGAGACGAAGAAGCAAAAACGCAACTCTTTCGTCACCGTCGAAACGCTCCAAGAAGTGAGAGGACGTCTTCGACGAACGAGTTCGTCGACTGAAGACATCTACAAAACTAACAAAGACGAAGAGACTGATGACGGTATAGTTACTGAATGCAACGAAATGCCAGTTAGTGAAAAGTCAAGGGTTCGTTCATACGTCTACGGAATGGAAGCAACCAAGAAACCTATTTTGGGAACAGGTAGTTTGGAATCCCGAACGAAACTACTCAACGGAGGAACGAATCTTCGCAATGAAGACTGGTATAACCGGCGTAAATCGTACGGTTTCGAGCAAGTGCACAATCACAACGAAACTTCAAACCCCATCTCGCTTAAAAATCGAGGTCGGGTGGAATCGTCAACAGACAGTGGTATTTGCAGATCGTCCGAAATCGTGATCGTGCCAGCGACAAAATCAGAAGAAAAGTTTACTAGTGTTAAGCAAATCTCGTCCATTTTTGATAACAAAGATTTGAAATCTACCACCATAACTATACCCATAGTGTCCAAACCTAACTCAAACTTTGTCGATTTGAGTTGGGACGATGTGCCAGAGAAAGAGGTGAAACGGCACTCCATCGCTGTTGATGAACCGAAGTATGATAATAAGTTCAGGAGGGCGATTGATGATTCCAGTGCACAGAATCGAAAGTCGAAAAAAGTCGAGTTTTGTAAAACTGAAGTACACTTTGCGGCCGAGTCCGGGAAAGTTAATATAGTAGAAACTGATGAGAAACCACCACCtacaaataattttcgaaGAAGGAGACGGAATTCGGGGCCTGTGATTACCGACGATTTTAACG GCTTGCCAGTCTTGCATTTTGGGGACAGCTCGTACGAAAAAGTCTTGCTTGGAGTGGCTGACGAAGACTTTGAACCTGCAACCGACGAAAACATCTATTCGAACATCTCGTGCGGAACGGTCACAGTGAACACAACATCAAATTTGGCGGACCCGCAAGACGACGACAAAAAGGACGCTGTTGAAAACGTGAAGgggattttgaaaaacaagcCAATCAAACCGACTCCATACCACCTGGGGGAGGATCGTTTTTTGAACAGCAACTCCGACAGTGACAGTGGGAAGTGGGGGGTTCGGCTTAAACCGGTTCAAAAAACCGAACCGCCCTATTGGAAATCCACGGTTACGTTGCACAATACCGTTTTCGGACAGGATGAACAACCCGAATTCCAGAAGTTGTTAAGGAATTTGCGACCAACCAGCGGGAACAAGCCGGATCTGGTGGCCAATCAACGaaattcagaaaatttttCGAGTGTAAAGTTCGTCACGAGTGCTGATAATCGAAGACCATGGTCTGTTGCTGATAGAGTTAAATTAAGTGAGGACGGTCAATGGGCAGAAAATAAGGTTTATTCTACCAAGGTCAATTTTGGTGATGGGGGAACAGCCGTTGTGGAAAACGATCAGTTTGAGCAAAAAGAATGGAATAAGAAGGAGAACTCTGCGAAAG ACGATTTAAAAGCAAGTGCCAAACACAAATTTGGAATCGAGGATAGTTTGTCGAAAACTTACCGAATCAAAACGAAAGACAAATATTCGCCAGTTGCAACTCGCAAATTGAAGAGTGCAACAAGTGATTTATCGAGTCCTTCGCTAGTCGGTCGCAGCTCAAAATTAGACCTACGCACGGACAAATACGAATATAAAACAGAAAGTAAAGAATTCGCAAACGTTACAGATGCTAAACTTCACCAGAAACACTCTTCTAACGACATAGTTCTAAGACAACCCAAACGTTCCGAAATGACTTATTTCGGAGTCAGGGTTTCGCCACAATCAGTGAAAAAAAGCCAAGAATCTGTGATACATAGGGAAACAAAACTGTCTGAAAAACCTGATCTCTTACAACACATGAAAACAGATAGTCCTAAAAGTAGAACTAGATCACCCGAACGCACGCAACCAATTTACGAAAATGTTGTCCGTGTTGGTAAAGAGTTTGATAGTAACATACTCGAAGAACTAACAAAAGCAgctgatcaaattctattggcTGTGAACGGGTTCACTGATGACGATTCACACGAAAACACCTTCAAGGAGCCTTTGGCCACAATAACTGAGAGCAAGTCCTGGAGCCAAGACAAGAAAAGTAAAACAGCGAAACAATCAAACGTGAAAACGAGGCTAAAACACACATCGTCCACTTCTTCGGTTGAAAGTTTGACAAAAGGACGTAAAGCGCAACAAATACGACCTGTTCCAATTAGGAAGAAAAATGTGGTTAATGAACCCACAGTCAGAGCAACAACTAAAGCTCGACGGTTACAAAGGGCCAGTAGTAGGGAAGCTTTACTGCAGTCTCATGGTAGTTCATCGGAGGATTTGGGCGCTAATGTCGAAATCCCGCAACGCAAACCGAGGCAAATTCGAAAGACGAAGCAAACACAACTGACTGTTAGCAACGGGAttgaaatgaataaaaaaacaacaccgCCGAATCCACCCAGGCGTAGAGCGAAAACAGATGAGAA GGTGGAACCAGTGACTGAAATTCGGCACAAAACGGCTGTGTCTACCATTAGAAGTACTGCAGACAAGTCTAGTCGTGACAGAAGCCGAAGCAGAGCTgaagaagcaaaaaaaagaGTACCACCCACAACAAAAAAGGAACCTATCAAAG GAACTATTTATAAAAGTGAACCGAAGAAGGCGGCTTCAACCCGTGAGATCTCTAACCACCGAATTTCAACAGCGTATGTACCTGTTTGTAGAGCTAGAAGTCGAAATGTACACACTGAACAACCTGACGAGTGTCCATGTTTATGTTCTTGA
- the LOC656219 gene encoding uncharacterized protein LOC656219 isoform X4 encodes MCRVLLAIGFMHIIANFCMHIIRALVVDSRARTNADGALQQQARRQLEVFQSHIPGGHLQVIKTQSVSSSRWSNKSTDLHLPIKDFENLQLSLNPLDLTSQKSKANVGRSVGRRPPSRPRARDESLNLYRVSRLCHQIHEETLKQNEHPNLTRTKSTSSEDLHLEDKSSKSIEDLEDLEQLQSWRRTSKLRRSLQYPKENKPAPKPVYLPENSGSVRKIREELEKGRRLSTALRGNSVDLQALDQILQTISSSSSDKPEDSQDEAETKKQKRNSFVTVETLQEVRGRLRRTSSSTEDIYKTNKDEETDDGIVTECNEMPVSEKSRVRSYVYGMEATKKPILGTGSLESRTKLLNGGTNLRNEDWYNRRKSYGFEQVHNHNETSNPISLKNRGRVESSTDSGICRSSEIVIVPATKSEEKFTSVKQISSIFDNKDLKSTTITIPIVSKPNSNFVDLSWDDVPEKEVKRHSIAVDEPKYDNKFRRAIDDSSAQNRKSKKVEFCKTEVHFAAESGKVNIVETDEKPPPTNNFRRRRRNSGPVITDDFNGLPVLHFGDSSYEKVLLGVADEDFEPATDENIYSNISCGTVTVNTTSNLADPQDDDKKDAVENVKGILKNKPIKPTPYHLGEDRFLNSNSDSDSGKWGVRLKPVQKTEPPYWKSTVTLHNTVFGQDEQPEFQKLLRNLRPTSGNKPDLVANQRNSENFSSVKFVTSADNRRPWSVADRVKLSEDGQWAENKVYSTKVNFGDGGTAVVENDQFEQKEWNKKENSAKVKLADSERILNKGLVVRIGRDDTSKHTVCSKTTSQDSSTTTTTKITIDLSPSPTNIKKSPVLSQTKRSHCFKSTSLVLDTIKNDCNKINIPQQLEALKKLYEDVQSDSDADKEVQVLMGKMNERDLENDKDDNTSEISGSWSKMRACRMLKTNITRDFPSARISAKVEKDDLKASAKHKFGIEDSLSKTYRIKTKDKYSPVATRKLKSATSDLSSPSLVGRSSKLDLRTDKYEYKTESKEFANVTDAKLHQKHSSNDIVLRQPKRSEMTYFGVRVSPQSVKKSQESVIHRETKLSEKPDLLQHMKTDSPKSRTRSPERTQPIYENVVRVGKEFDSNILEELTKAADQILLAVNGFTDDDSHENTFKEPLATITESKSWSQDKKSKTAKQSNVKTRLKHTSSTSSVESLTKGRKAQQIRPVPIRKKNVVNEPTVRATTKARRLQRASSREALLQSHGSSSEDLGANVEIPQRKPRQIRKTKQTQLTVSNGIEMNKKTTPPNPPRRRAKTDEKVEPVTEIRHKTAVSTIRSTADKSSRDRSRSRAEEAKKRVPPTTKKEPIKGTIYKSEPKKAASTREISNHRISTAYVPVCRARSRNVHTEQPDECPCLCS; translated from the exons ATGTGCAGGGTGCTTTTAGCCATCGGATTTATGCACATAATTGCTAATTTTTGCATGCACATAATCCGGGCTTTA GTAGTGGACTCGCGAGCGCGAACCAACGCGGACGGTGCATTGCAACAACAGGCGAGAAGGCAACTGGAAGTGTTCCAAAGCCACATCCCTGGGGGTCATCTACAAGTCATCAAAACGCAGTCGGTCTCAAGTAGTCGCTGGAGCAACAAATCGACCGACCTGCACCTCCCGATCAAAGACTTTGAGAACCTCCAG CTCTCGCTAAACCCACTGGATTTGACTTCGCAAAAATCTAAAGCAAACGTAGGAAGAAGTGTCGGTAGGCGGCCACCTTCACGACCGCGAGCCAGAGACGAGTCCTTAAATCTATACCGCGTATCCAGACTCTGCCATCAAATACACGAAGAAACGCTCAAGCAAAACGAACACCCGAACCTGACACGAACGAAAAGCACCAGCAGCGAAGACTTGCACTTGGAGGATAAATCGTCGAAAAGCATCGAAGATTTGGAGGACTTGGAGCAGTTGCAAAGCTGGCGGAGGACGTCCAAGTTACGACGCTCCCTCCAATACCCCAAAGAGAACAAACCGGCCCCCAAACCAGTCTATTTACCCGAAAACAGCGGAAGCGTCCGGAAAATACGCGAAGAACTGGAAAAAGGGCGAAGACTCAGCACGGCCTTACGAGGCAATAGCGTCGATCTTCAAGCCTTGGACCAGATCCTACAAACAATCTCCAGCTCAAGTTCGGACAAACCTGAGGATAGTCAAGACGAAGCCGAGACGAAGAAGCAAAAACGCAACTCTTTCGTCACCGTCGAAACGCTCCAAGAAGTGAGAGGACGTCTTCGACGAACGAGTTCGTCGACTGAAGACATCTACAAAACTAACAAAGACGAAGAGACTGATGACGGTATAGTTACTGAATGCAACGAAATGCCAGTTAGTGAAAAGTCAAGGGTTCGTTCATACGTCTACGGAATGGAAGCAACCAAGAAACCTATTTTGGGAACAGGTAGTTTGGAATCCCGAACGAAACTACTCAACGGAGGAACGAATCTTCGCAATGAAGACTGGTATAACCGGCGTAAATCGTACGGTTTCGAGCAAGTGCACAATCACAACGAAACTTCAAACCCCATCTCGCTTAAAAATCGAGGTCGGGTGGAATCGTCAACAGACAGTGGTATTTGCAGATCGTCCGAAATCGTGATCGTGCCAGCGACAAAATCAGAAGAAAAGTTTACTAGTGTTAAGCAAATCTCGTCCATTTTTGATAACAAAGATTTGAAATCTACCACCATAACTATACCCATAGTGTCCAAACCTAACTCAAACTTTGTCGATTTGAGTTGGGACGATGTGCCAGAGAAAGAGGTGAAACGGCACTCCATCGCTGTTGATGAACCGAAGTATGATAATAAGTTCAGGAGGGCGATTGATGATTCCAGTGCACAGAATCGAAAGTCGAAAAAAGTCGAGTTTTGTAAAACTGAAGTACACTTTGCGGCCGAGTCCGGGAAAGTTAATATAGTAGAAACTGATGAGAAACCACCACCtacaaataattttcgaaGAAGGAGACGGAATTCGGGGCCTGTGATTACCGACGATTTTAACG GCTTGCCAGTCTTGCATTTTGGGGACAGCTCGTACGAAAAAGTCTTGCTTGGAGTGGCTGACGAAGACTTTGAACCTGCAACCGACGAAAACATCTATTCGAACATCTCGTGCGGAACGGTCACAGTGAACACAACATCAAATTTGGCGGACCCGCAAGACGACGACAAAAAGGACGCTGTTGAAAACGTGAAGgggattttgaaaaacaagcCAATCAAACCGACTCCATACCACCTGGGGGAGGATCGTTTTTTGAACAGCAACTCCGACAGTGACAGTGGGAAGTGGGGGGTTCGGCTTAAACCGGTTCAAAAAACCGAACCGCCCTATTGGAAATCCACGGTTACGTTGCACAATACCGTTTTCGGACAGGATGAACAACCCGAATTCCAGAAGTTGTTAAGGAATTTGCGACCAACCAGCGGGAACAAGCCGGATCTGGTGGCCAATCAACGaaattcagaaaatttttCGAGTGTAAAGTTCGTCACGAGTGCTGATAATCGAAGACCATGGTCTGTTGCTGATAGAGTTAAATTAAGTGAGGACGGTCAATGGGCAGAAAATAAGGTTTATTCTACCAAGGTCAATTTTGGTGATGGGGGAACAGCCGTTGTGGAAAACGATCAGTTTGAGCAAAAAGAATGGAATAAGAAGGAGAACTCTGCGAAAG TGAAACTTGCAGACTCGGAGAGAATTTTAAACAAAGGACTTGTGGTAAGAATCGGACGAGACGACACATCTAAACACACAGTCTGTTCCAAAACAACATCTCAGGATTCAAGCACAACCACCACGACCAAAATCACTATAGACCTAAGCCCGTCCCCTactaacataaaaaaatcccCCGTACTTTCACAAACCAAACGATCTCACTGTTTCAAGTCTACCTCTTTAGTCCTAGacacgattaaaaacgactgcaataaaattaacattccTCAACAACTCGAAGCACTGAAGAAGCTCTACGAAGACGTACAAAGCGATAGTGACGCGGACAAGGAAGTGCAAGTTTTGATGGGAAAAATGAACGAACGGGATCTCGAAAACGACAAAGACGATAACACGAGCGAAATCTCCGGAAGTTGGAGTAAAATGAGGGCTTGCAGAATGCTAAAGACAAACATAACTCGGGATTTTCCAAGTGCTAGAATAAGTGCAAAAGTAGAAAAAG ACGATTTAAAAGCAAGTGCCAAACACAAATTTGGAATCGAGGATAGTTTGTCGAAAACTTACCGAATCAAAACGAAAGACAAATATTCGCCAGTTGCAACTCGCAAATTGAAGAGTGCAACAAGTGATTTATCGAGTCCTTCGCTAGTCGGTCGCAGCTCAAAATTAGACCTACGCACGGACAAATACGAATATAAAACAGAAAGTAAAGAATTCGCAAACGTTACAGATGCTAAACTTCACCAGAAACACTCTTCTAACGACATAGTTCTAAGACAACCCAAACGTTCCGAAATGACTTATTTCGGAGTCAGGGTTTCGCCACAATCAGTGAAAAAAAGCCAAGAATCTGTGATACATAGGGAAACAAAACTGTCTGAAAAACCTGATCTCTTACAACACATGAAAACAGATAGTCCTAAAAGTAGAACTAGATCACCCGAACGCACGCAACCAATTTACGAAAATGTTGTCCGTGTTGGTAAAGAGTTTGATAGTAACATACTCGAAGAACTAACAAAAGCAgctgatcaaattctattggcTGTGAACGGGTTCACTGATGACGATTCACACGAAAACACCTTCAAGGAGCCTTTGGCCACAATAACTGAGAGCAAGTCCTGGAGCCAAGACAAGAAAAGTAAAACAGCGAAACAATCAAACGTGAAAACGAGGCTAAAACACACATCGTCCACTTCTTCGGTTGAAAGTTTGACAAAAGGACGTAAAGCGCAACAAATACGACCTGTTCCAATTAGGAAGAAAAATGTGGTTAATGAACCCACAGTCAGAGCAACAACTAAAGCTCGACGGTTACAAAGGGCCAGTAGTAGGGAAGCTTTACTGCAGTCTCATGGTAGTTCATCGGAGGATTTGGGCGCTAATGTCGAAATCCCGCAACGCAAACCGAGGCAAATTCGAAAGACGAAGCAAACACAACTGACTGTTAGCAACGGGAttgaaatgaataaaaaaacaacaccgCCGAATCCACCCAGGCGTAGAGCGAAAACAGATGAGAA GGTGGAACCAGTGACTGAAATTCGGCACAAAACGGCTGTGTCTACCATTAGAAGTACTGCAGACAAGTCTAGTCGTGACAGAAGCCGAAGCAGAGCTgaagaagcaaaaaaaagaGTACCACCCACAACAAAAAAGGAACCTATCAAAG GAACTATTTATAAAAGTGAACCGAAGAAGGCGGCTTCAACCCGTGAGATCTCTAACCACCGAATTTCAACAGCGTATGTACCTGTTTGTAGAGCTAGAAGTCGAAATGTACACACTGAACAACCTGACGAGTGTCCATGTTTATGTTCTTGA